From the genome of Desertibacillus haloalkaliphilus:
AGCAACGACACATTATGAAGATTACAAGTTAATTGCTGAACTATCTAAAAACTTAGGAACAGCAATGAAAGGGATTGAAATTTCAAACCTTGAGCCATCTGAGCGTATGCAAGAGCGCGGTTGGTAAAAAAACAAGCTGTTTAAGGCTTGTGCGCTGTAGAAAATGACAGCAAGTACAACATTGTAAAGGAGCTTTGAAATGGTTAAGATTGGAGTCCTTGCTCTACAAGGTGCAGTCAGAGAGCATGTCAAGTGTCTAACAGCGCCGGATACTGAGGTTGTCATTGTAAAGAAAGTTGAACAACTTAATGAGATTGACGGCCTAGTGTTCCCTGGTGGTGAGAGCACTACGATGCGCCGTTTAATTGATAAATATGGTTTCTTTGAACCATTAAAAGAGTTTGCAGCTGAAGGTAAGCCGATCTTCGGTACATGTGCTGGGCTGATTTTAATGGCTAAGCATATTGCTGGACAAGATCAAGGGCATTTAGAGTTGATTGACATGACTGTTGAGCGTAATGCATTTGGTCGTCAACGTGAAAGCTTTGAAACTGATTTAATTGTGACTGGAGTTGGTGACGACGTTACAGCTGTATTTATTCGAGCACCATTAATTAAATCTGTTGGTGAAAACGTCGAGATTCTTTCAAAATATGACGAAGAAATCGTTGTCGCACGAGAAGGGCAATTTTTAGCTTGTTCCTTCCATCCAGAGCTTACCGATGACCATCGCTTCCATCGATATTTTATCGAAATGGTAAGAGAAGCGAAGGATAATAAAGTACGTATGTAATTGTCAAAAACTAGGTATAATCAATAGTAATATCTTAAAGCGTTGAAGGGAATTAGTAATCACATTCGTTTGTTCAGAGAGTCGATGGGTGGTGTGAATCGATGAAACGGTGCGGTGAATCCCTCCCTGAGTAAAATACTGAAACATTGTTAGTAAGTATTTTCGGTCATCTTCCGTTACAAGATGTTGAGCGACATCAGCACGTATGCTGGTGTAAGTAGGGTGGCAACGCGAGAACTCTCGTCCCTTTTTTAGGGGATGAGAGTTCTTTTTAATGGGTATAGAAATATAAAGCAAGAAAGCTAAAGGAGGAACATCGACAATGTTAGATATTAAATTACTACGAAAAGACTTTGAAGGAATTAAAAAGAAGCTAGAGAACCGAGGGGAAGAGTTAGGCAACATCGATCGTTTTAGTGAGCTTGATGAAAAGCGAAGACAGATTATTGTCGAAGTAGAGGAACTAAAAGGCCGTCGCAACAAAGTATCTCAGGAAGTAGCTGCCCTAAAACGAGAGAAAAAAGATGCAGACCACTTAATCACTGAGACGAAGGAAGTATCAGCAAAAATAAAAAGCTTGGATGAAGAATTAAAGCACCTCGAGCAAGAGCTAGATGAACTGTTGCTGACCATTCCAAATATTCCACATGAAAGTGTTCCTGTTGGATTAACAGAAGATGATAATGTTGAAGTTCGTGCATGGGGTGAGAAAAAAGAGCTTGAGTTTGAGGCGAAAGCACACTGGGATATCGCGACAGAGTTAGGGATTATCGACTTTGAACGGGCTTCAAAAATAACCGGTAGCCGTTTTGTTGTTTACAAGGGTTTAGGGGCACGTCTTGAACGCGCATTAATTAACTTCATGATGGACCTACACCAAGATGAGCATGGCTATGAAGAGATTCTCCCACCATATATGGTGAATCGTACAAGTATGACAGGAACAGGGCAATTGCCAAAGTTTGAAGAGGATGCATTTAAAATCCGTGAGGAAGATTACTTCTTGATCCCAACTGCAGAAGTACCTGTCACTAATCTTCATCGTGATGAGATTTTAACTGGTGAGGAGCTGCCGATTACATATACAGCTTATAGTGCTTGTTTCCGGTCTGAGGCAGGTTCAGCTGGGCGTGATACTCGTGGCTTAATCCGTCAGCATCAATTTAACAAAGTTGAGCTCGTTCGTTTTGTAAACCCTGATGATTCATATGACGAGCTTGAAAAGTTAACTGGACATGCCGAGAAAGTTTTACAGTTGTTAAACTTGCCATACCGTGTGATGAGTATGTGTACGGGTGATTTAGGGTTCACAGCAGCTAAAAAGTATGACATTGAAGTATGGTTACCAAGTTATGATACGTATCGCGAGATTTCTTCTTGTAGTAACTTTGAGGATTTCCAAGCAAGACGTGCAAACATTCGTTTCCGCAGAGAAGCAAAAGGAAAAACTGAGTTTGTCCACACATTAAATGGCTCAGGTCTAGCAATTGGTCGTACAGTAGCGGCTATTTTAGAAAATTATCAGCAAGAAGATGGCTCTGTCATCGTTCCTGAAGTATTAAGACCGTATATGGGGAATGTAGAGGTTATCAAAGTAAAATAATTAGTGGTTTATGTAAAAGTGATCGGGGCGAAGCTAGTCGACGCTGGGATAAATGGTTAATTTTTTATCTTTTGTCCCAGCATTTTTTTATGAAAATAATGGTTGTCAGCTTTCTTTGTTTTATGGTATACTTCTTTTGTCGAAAAAACACGGAGGAATACCCAAGTCTGGCTGAAGGGATCGGTCTTGAAAACCGGCAGGCGGGTCAAACCGCGCGGGGGTTCGAATCCCTCTTCCTCCGCCATATTAAAAATATCCAACACTACGGATTACTGTAGTGTTTTTTTAATGGAAAAGGGGCGGAGCTACCTAGCATGAAGTGACAATGGTGGAAGGTCATGATGGTAGTAAGCAATGTAGTAAGTTCGCTTACTCGCACCACCTTAGATTAGAGTATGTGGGTTAACTTCCTGAGTGATAGAGGAGTTATGTCAAGGAAGGCAGTTTTAAAATAAATCGATGTATAGACCTTCTTTCATTAACGCATACTATAATGTACGAGTATGAACTAATGGAGGGTTAGCGTGAAAAGTATCGAAAAAAAGCGAGAGGTCGAAAAAAGTCGACTTGACCAAGTTGAGAAGGCTTTTATTCGGTGGAGCTGTTTCAGAAAGTATGAGGAAGATAAAATGCGCAAAACGAAGTAGTATTGATGTACTGCTTCGTTTTCGTTGTTATGGCCGTTTTCGAAAGGGTCTACCGGTGTGTGAAAGTGTAGTTGTGAAGTGAGCACCTGCATTGCCTTTGATTGAACTTTACTGTATTTTCGTTAGAGAAGACTTTATAATGTAGGGAAAACAATTAAGGTGATACGATGGATGAGAAGCAGCATGTTGAAGATCAATATTTTATGAAGAAAGCCATTGAACAAGCGATGTTAGCAGGGGAAAAGGAAGAGGTACCAATTGGTGCGATCATTGTGAAGGACGGTCACATTATTGCTTCAGCTCATAATATGAGGGAAACCAGTCAACAGGCCAGTGCCCATGCTGAGCTATTAGCAATTGAACAAGCGTGTAAACATGAACAATCCTGGCGTCTGCCTGGATGTACGTTGTATGTAACGCTCGAGCCATGTCAAATGTGTGCAGGTGCTGTCATTCAGTCACGTGTTGATCGCGTCGTTTATGGTGCAAGTGACCCGAAGGCTGGTTGCGCTGGTACCTTAATGAATTTATTGGAAGACCCTCGCTTTAATCACCGTGCAGAAGTTGTTGCAGGTGTGTTAAAGGGTGAATCTGCGCAGTTATTAAAAGACTTTTTTCGACAATTACGTGAAAAGAAGAAAAAGAAGAACAGCGAAAGTCAGTCAGATTCAACTTAAAATCTGGTGGAATACAACGATAAAATATGTTATATTTTCAAAAAAGGTTTTTATCTTAAGGCACTGGAGGTATTTAAGTGAATCCCAATCAATTTTCATTAGAAACTGCCCAAAAGCTTGCTGAAAAGTTAAATATGCCAATCGAACATATTATGCATACACCGAAGCATATTATTATGGCTAAGATCGCTGAACTTGAGAAAAAAGAAAACGAAAAAACTGAAGAGGATTCAAATTAATACATAGTTGTAAATGCAAGTGACATACTAGCACTGGATAACATATCCGTGATTGTCTTTTTGTTACTATTGCATTTTAGTGAAAAAACATCTATACTAATAAATGCGTCAAACAAAACAGACGCAAACAACAATGTTATACACTTTGTCGTGCTAGGTGGGGAGGTAGCGGTGCCCTGTACTCGCAATCCGCTATAGCGAGGCTGAATCCCTTTCCGAGGTTTTGTTGCCGTAGGGTCTGCCCTAAGTAAGTGGTGTTGACGTTCGGGTTCTACGCAACGAAAACCCATGAACCCTGTCAGGTCCGGAAGGAAGCAGCAGTAAGTGGCCCCTTTCGTGTGCCGTAGAGTCGCCTGAACCGAGCTAACTGCTTAGGTAACGCTTATGGCAACTTAATCGAAGAAAGGTGCACGGCAGTAAATTTATAGATAAGCAACCAACTTCTTGATGAAGTTTGGTTGCTTTCTTAATGTTTTCATTTGTTTACAGGAAAGTTTTGAAATCTATAGGTTGAATCGGTATAATAGGAATGAAACGAAGGACGAAGGAGGGTGTGGGATGAGCTATCAAGCGTTATATCGAGTTTGGCGCCCGCAGCAACTGAAGGATGTTGCCGGACAAGAGCATATAACGAAAACATTACAAAATGCATTAGTGCAAATGAAGTTTTCCCACGCATACCTATTTACTGGTCCTCGTGGCACGGGAAAAACGAGTGCTGCTAAAATTTTAGCAAAAGCCATTAACTGTAAGGAAGCACCAACAGCGGAACCGTGTAATCAGTGTGAGGCGTGTCGGGGAATTACTGACGGGTCAATTGTTGATGTCATTGAAATTGACGCTGCCTCAAATAATGGTGTCGACGAAATCCGCGATATTCGTGATAAAGTAAAATTTGCACCAAATGAAGTGACTTATAAGGTCTACATCATTGATGAAGTTCACATGTTATCAACGGGTGCATTTAATGCATTACTAAAAACTCTTGAAGAGCCACCGAAGCATGTTGTCTTTATTTTGGCGACAACTGAGCCTCATAAAATTCCACTAACGATCATTTCAAGGTGTCAACGGTTTGATTTCAAACGCATTTCAAACCAGGCGCTCGTAGATCGTATGAAATATATCGTTTCAGAAAGTAACCTGAACGTCGAGGAAGAGGCTTTTTATATGATCGCTAGAGCAGCTGAAGGTGGGATGCGGGATGCACTAAGTTTGCTAGATCAAGCGATTTCATATGCGACCGAGCAAGTGACGACTGAAGATGTTCTTTCGATTACAGGAGCTGTTTCACAGCAGTTCTTAACCGATATAGCGAGGGCGTTGAAGGACAACGACGCAGCTTCTGCCTTAAAGGCGGTCGACGAGCTTGTTCGCGAGGGCAAAGAGCCATTACGGTTTATTGAGGATCTCATTTATTACTTCCGTGATATGTTATTATATCAAACTGCCCCCGCGTTAGAAGAAGTCCTTGATCGCGCAGCTGTCGATAATGCCTTTGTGGAGTTAGCAAATGAGATAGCAAACGAATGGCTATTTGCAGTAATTGAGAGCTTAAATGAAAGTCAACAAGAAATGAAGTGGTCAAGTCACCCGAAGATCTTTCTTGAGTTAGCTGTCGTCAAGGTTTGTAATCAGCAAAAGCCTTCTGTAACAACGGCAACGAATGATCAAGATTATGAGCAGCTTAAAACAAAGATTGGCGAGCTTGAGAACGCATTAACGAAGCTAAAACAAGAAGGCATAAGAGAGGCTTCTAGTGAGCAGCAAAAATCTCAACCGAAAGCACAGCGTCGCCCACTTAAGAGCCAACCAGGTCAGGGACGAGTGGCTAGTGCTCAAGTAAAAGAGATGTTAAAATCAGCGACAAAGCAGGATTTACAGCAATTAACGAGTGAATGGGGAAATGTAATGGAGCGGGTACGTCAGCAAAATATCCCTGCTCATGCATGGCTTAGTGATAGTAAGCCCGTCGCTTGTTCACCTGATTCATTTTTATTAGGCTTTCAAAATGAAATGCATCGCGATATGATTGATACGAAGTTTCGTGATTTTGTTGAAACCGTTGTTCAAGAAACGTTTCAACAACCTTTAAGACTTGTCACTGTTTTACTGAGCCAATGGGAACAGATTAAGGATGATTATGTTCGTGAACAACGCAGTGATGAGACTGATTCAGAAGAAGATCCATTGGTCGATGAAGCGATCAAACTAGTTGGCTCTGATCTAGTGGAAATTATAGAGTAGCCAGGCTTCATAATTGGCCGTGTTCATGATAATGATAAAAAGAATCTTAGGATGATACCAAGGAGGACCTTACGATGAAAAACATGGGAAATATGATGAAACAAATGCAAAAAATGCAAAAGCAAATGGCAAAGGCACAAGAGGAATTAAAAGATAAAACAGTTGAAGCAACTGCAGGCGGTGGAATGGTTAAAGTCATTGCTAGCGGTGATAAGCGTGTCTTAGATGTTGAAATTTCAGAGGATGTTGTTGATCCTGATGATGTTGAAATGCTCCAAGATTTAATTTTAGCGGCTACGAACGAAGCGCTTAAGAAAGTGGATGAATTAGTAGAACAAGACATGGGGAAATTTACTAAAGGAATGAATATCCCAGGCATGTTTTAGGGGGTTAACTGCTTGCAATATCCTGAACCAATATCGAAGTTAATGGAAGGATTTATGAAATTGCCAGGCATTGGACCAAAGACTGCGAGTCGCCTGGCTTTTTTCGTTTTAGACATGAAGGAAGATGATGTGCTTGATTTTGCAAAAGCGTTAGTCAATGCAAAGCGGAATTTAACGCACTGTTCGATGTGTCATAACATTACCGATTCTGATCCGTGTCCGCTTTGTTCGGATACGAAACGAGATCATTCGATGATTTGTGTTGTCCAAGATCCAAAAGATGTCATCGCCATGGAGAAAATGAAGGAATACTTCGGACTATACCATGTCTTACACGGTGCCATCTCACCAATGGACGGTGTTGGTCCAGAAGATATTAAAGTTCCTGAACTACTAAAGCGTCTCCAAGATGATGAGGTTCAAGAGCTGATTATTGCGACGAACCCAAACATTGAAGGCGAAGCGACTGCCATGTATATTTCACGTCTTGTTAAGCCAACGGGCATCCGGGTCACTCGAATCGCTCACGGCCTTCCAGTTGGAGGAGACTTAGAATATGCCGATGAAGTGACGTTATCAAAAGCAATTGAAGGGCGACGTGAGCTTTAAATCAGTGTAGGAGATAAGTGAAAAGGAGTTTAATGCTTATGTTTTTTCAACGGAAAAAGCGAATCAGACAAGCGGAGGATGAACGGTTACTAGCATTAATTGAGGAAATGAAACAGCGCTTGTCAAAGCAACAGGCGATTATTTCCAGTAGTGTTGACCCATCACCGACTGTTTTAAATGATTTGCGAATAACAGAAGCTAAATATCTTTTTCTTTTAAAAGAGGCAAGAGTACGCCATGAAAATGGGAACGACAAATCTAATTAAGGGTTGTCGTTCTTTTTTTGTCCTTCTCGTCATATATATTTGATGAGTAGATGGCTTGTTCAAAAGCTTACAAGCAGAGGGGGACGTGTCGTATAATGGATCCGATATTGTTAGTATCGCTACTAGGAGGACTCATCTTTTTATTGCTGGTCATTGGTGCACCAATTAAACCTCTACGTTGGCTTGGACAAGGGGCAATCAAGTTGATGATTGGTGCGTTGTTTTTATTTTTCCTTAATGCATTTGGGTCAATGATTGATTATCATATTCCGATCAATCTAGTTACTGCATCAGTGTCGGGATTTTTAGGTATCCCTGGTGTTGTGTTATTAATTGCACTTGAACAGTTTATTATCCCGTAAGCAAATAATAACGTTGAGATAGCGATGAGGGTCTCCTAGAGGGCGTAGCCGAACCTCTTAGGTTACCCTCTTTTTTTATGTGTACAGACACGGAAAACGGGTATTGAACATATAGTAACAACAAGTTCGTTATCTTGTGGAAAAAAGATAAATGAAAAAATTTAAAATAGTGTATATTTTCCGTCGTAAGTGGGGATTACTGGATAGT
Proteins encoded in this window:
- the pdxT gene encoding pyridoxal 5'-phosphate synthase glutaminase subunit PdxT, whose translation is MVKIGVLALQGAVREHVKCLTAPDTEVVIVKKVEQLNEIDGLVFPGGESTTMRRLIDKYGFFEPLKEFAAEGKPIFGTCAGLILMAKHIAGQDQGHLELIDMTVERNAFGRQRESFETDLIVTGVGDDVTAVFIRAPLIKSVGENVEILSKYDEEIVVAREGQFLACSFHPELTDDHRFHRYFIEMVREAKDNKVRM
- the serS gene encoding serine--tRNA ligase, whose protein sequence is MLDIKLLRKDFEGIKKKLENRGEELGNIDRFSELDEKRRQIIVEVEELKGRRNKVSQEVAALKREKKDADHLITETKEVSAKIKSLDEELKHLEQELDELLLTIPNIPHESVPVGLTEDDNVEVRAWGEKKELEFEAKAHWDIATELGIIDFERASKITGSRFVVYKGLGARLERALINFMMDLHQDEHGYEEILPPYMVNRTSMTGTGQLPKFEEDAFKIREEDYFLIPTAEVPVTNLHRDEILTGEELPITYTAYSACFRSEAGSAGRDTRGLIRQHQFNKVELVRFVNPDDSYDELEKLTGHAEKVLQLLNLPYRVMSMCTGDLGFTAAKKYDIEVWLPSYDTYREISSCSNFEDFQARRANIRFRREAKGKTEFVHTLNGSGLAIGRTVAAILENYQQEDGSVIVPEVLRPYMGNVEVIKVK
- the tadA gene encoding tRNA adenosine(34) deaminase TadA, whose protein sequence is MDEKQHVEDQYFMKKAIEQAMLAGEKEEVPIGAIIVKDGHIIASAHNMRETSQQASAHAELLAIEQACKHEQSWRLPGCTLYVTLEPCQMCAGAVIQSRVDRVVYGASDPKAGCAGTLMNLLEDPRFNHRAEVVAGVLKGESAQLLKDFFRQLREKKKKKNSESQSDST
- a CDS encoding YycC family protein; protein product: MNPNQFSLETAQKLAEKLNMPIEHIMHTPKHIIMAKIAELEKKENEKTEEDSN
- the dnaX gene encoding DNA polymerase III subunit gamma/tau, giving the protein MSYQALYRVWRPQQLKDVAGQEHITKTLQNALVQMKFSHAYLFTGPRGTGKTSAAKILAKAINCKEAPTAEPCNQCEACRGITDGSIVDVIEIDAASNNGVDEIRDIRDKVKFAPNEVTYKVYIIDEVHMLSTGAFNALLKTLEEPPKHVVFILATTEPHKIPLTIISRCQRFDFKRISNQALVDRMKYIVSESNLNVEEEAFYMIARAAEGGMRDALSLLDQAISYATEQVTTEDVLSITGAVSQQFLTDIARALKDNDAASALKAVDELVREGKEPLRFIEDLIYYFRDMLLYQTAPALEEVLDRAAVDNAFVELANEIANEWLFAVIESLNESQQEMKWSSHPKIFLELAVVKVCNQQKPSVTTATNDQDYEQLKTKIGELENALTKLKQEGIREASSEQQKSQPKAQRRPLKSQPGQGRVASAQVKEMLKSATKQDLQQLTSEWGNVMERVRQQNIPAHAWLSDSKPVACSPDSFLLGFQNEMHRDMIDTKFRDFVETVVQETFQQPLRLVTVLLSQWEQIKDDYVREQRSDETDSEEDPLVDEAIKLVGSDLVEIIE
- a CDS encoding YbaB/EbfC family nucleoid-associated protein gives rise to the protein MKNMGNMMKQMQKMQKQMAKAQEELKDKTVEATAGGGMVKVIASGDKRVLDVEISEDVVDPDDVEMLQDLILAATNEALKKVDELVEQDMGKFTKGMNIPGMF
- the recR gene encoding recombination mediator RecR, whose product is MQYPEPISKLMEGFMKLPGIGPKTASRLAFFVLDMKEDDVLDFAKALVNAKRNLTHCSMCHNITDSDPCPLCSDTKRDHSMICVVQDPKDVIAMEKMKEYFGLYHVLHGAISPMDGVGPEDIKVPELLKRLQDDEVQELIIATNPNIEGEATAMYISRLVKPTGIRVTRIAHGLPVGGDLEYADEVTLSKAIEGRREL
- a CDS encoding YaaL family protein: MFFQRKKRIRQAEDERLLALIEEMKQRLSKQQAIISSSVDPSPTVLNDLRITEAKYLFLLKEARVRHENGNDKSN
- a CDS encoding pro-sigmaK processing inhibitor BofA family protein; amino-acid sequence: MDPILLVSLLGGLIFLLLVIGAPIKPLRWLGQGAIKLMIGALFLFFLNAFGSMIDYHIPINLVTASVSGFLGIPGVVLLIALEQFIIP